Proteins encoded together in one Ipomoea triloba cultivar NCNSP0323 chromosome 4, ASM357664v1 window:
- the LOC116016979 gene encoding uncharacterized protein LOC116016979 gives MGSRSRERMTAAAAAVVLVAVALLGGVESLRRPHRILLDTDVDTDDFFALLYLLKLNRSEFDLKGVTISSNGWTDAGHSVNQIYDLLYMMGRDDIPVGVGGEGGILEDGTILPNVGGYLPIVEQGIGTVGYCRYRQAVPVGLGGRLDIDTNFGFRKSFLPQGRRRYSPLRQPTAQRVLIDTISAGPTTVFITGAHTNLAIFLMSNPHLKKNVEHIYVMGGGVTSQNPTGCCPKNDTSCQPRQCGDRGNLFTDYTSNPFAEFNVFIDPFAAYQVIHSGVPITLVPLDATNTIPISAEFFENFENSQHTYEAQYIFKSLKMARDTWFDDQFYTSYFMWDSFLSGVATSIMSKPLNHEGENDFAEMKYMNITVITSNEPYGVSDGSNPLFDGRKTPKFNLKSEVHSGHIQTGLRDPFCLLKNGKGKCRDGYTTVVEGPEGVPVLVAVRAKPNRDVRSPLDREFFINFLDVINRPQQTGRFNFTTEYPNYKEVLYKPDLRGKQKLGKNVVFDMDMSAGDFLALFYLLKLPVEVINLKAILVSPTGWANAATIDVIYDVLHMMGRDDIPVGLGDVFPVNITDPVMPGVVGDCKYQKVIPHGNGGFIDSDTLYGLARDLPRSPRRYTAENSVKFGAPRDTDHPELRQPLALQVWESVVKSLDPKSKITILTNGPLTNVANIIGAGENVSSAIQEVVVVGGHIKSDSSHKGNVINFPSNKFAELNMFFDPVAAKTVFNSKLDVTLIPLATQRKVSSFPKIIQALAQKKTPEAAFAKRLLSRLYHLQMKHHRYQHTGTFLGEILGSVVVAGDVSTLKPTFGIKKIEVSATGVESEDGQMMIDEKQGKAVKVLENVDPLAYYHLYGHMVGNWNQSAVVGSFLEQTRMWSTPLNTKRHL, from the exons ATGGGAAGTAGGAGCAGAGAGAGGatgacggcggcggcggcggcggtggtgcTGGTGGCGGTGGCGCTGCTGGGGGGTGTGGAGAGTCTGCGGCGGCCTCACCGGATTCTGCTGGACACCGACGTCGACACCGATGATTTCTTCGCGCTGTTGTATCTTCTGAAGCTTAACAGATCAGAGTTTGATTTGAAG GGAGTAACCATTAGCTCAAATGGATGGACAGATGCAGGGCATTCTGTTAATCAAATATATGATCTGCTTTACATGATGGGGCGCGACGATATTCCGGTTGGTGTGGGAGGGGAGGGCGGAATACTTGAAGATGGTACAATTCTGCCTAATGTAGGTGGATATCTTCCCATAGTTGAACAG GGAATTGGTACGGTTGGATACTGTAGATATAGACAGGCTGTTCCTGTTGGGCTTGGAGGACGCTTAGATATTGACACAAACTTTGGTTTTAGAAAGAGCTTCCTCCCTCAG GGAAGGAGAAGATATTCACCTCTTCGGCAGCCCACAGCACAGCGTGTATTGATCGACACGATTTCTGCTGGACCGACCACTGTGTTCATCACTGGAGCTCATACAAACTTGGCTATATTTCTTATGAGCAATcctcatttgaaaaaaaatgtggaGCATATATATGTCATGGGCGGTGGCGTTACATCACAGAACCCGACTGGCTGTTGTCCTAAGAATGACACTTCTTGTCAGCCTCGCCAATGTGGTGACCGAGGCAATTTGTTCACTGATTACACTAGTAATCCTTTTGCAGAGTTCAATGTTTTTATCGATCCTTTTGCTGCATACCAG GTTATTCATTCTGGAGTGCCAATTACTCTTGTTCCATTGGATGCCACAAATACCATTCCCATAAGTGCAGagttttttgaaaactttgagAATAGTCAGCACACGTATGAGGCGCAGTACATTTTCAAGTCCTTGAAAATGGCTCGTGATACTTGGTTTGATGATCAATTCTACACG AGCTACTTCATGTGGGACTCATTTCTGTCAGGTGTAGCTACTTCAATTATGAGCAAACCACTAAATCATGAAGGTGAAAATGATTTTGCAGAAATGAAGTACATGAATATCACTGTAATTACCTCGAATGAGCCGTATGGTGTGTCTGATGGCTCAAATCCGCTCTTCGATGGTCGCAAGACTcctaaattcaacttgaaaagTGAAGTCCATAGCGGGCACATTCAAACTGGTCTTCGTGATCCATTTTGCCTGCTCAAAAATGGCAAGGGAAAATGCAGG GATGGGTATACAACAGTGGTAGAGGGTCCAGAAGGTGTGCCAGTTCTTGTTGCAGTCAGAGCAAAACCCAACCGTGATGTTCGTAGCCCGTTAGACAGAGAATTCTTTATCAACTTTTTGGATGTAATAAACCGCCCACAACAAACTGGCAGGTTCAATTTCACAACAGAATATCCCAACTATAAAGAAGTACTTTACAAACCAGATCTTAGGGGAAAACAAAAACTTGGGAAAAATGTTGTGTTTGACATGGACATGAGTGCAGGAGACTTCCTAGCACTCTTTTATCTTCTTAAACTTCCTGTGGAGGTTATCAATCTCAAG GCAATTCTGGTGAGCCCAACTGGATGGGCAAATGCAGCAACAATTGATGTAATCTATGATGTGTTACACATGATGGGTCGTGATGACATCCCGGTCGGCCTTGGAGATGTATTTCCAGTGAACATTACAGATCCAGTTATGCCTGGTGTTGTTGGAGACTGCAAGTACCAAAAGGTTATCCCACATGGTAATGGTGGATTTATTGACTCAGACACTCTATACGGTTTAGCTCGTGATTTGCCTCGTAGCCCTCGAAG ATATACAGCCGAGAATTCTGTGAAATTTGGAGCTCCAAGAGATACTGATCACCCTGAACTTCGACAGCCTCTAGCATTACAAGTATGGGAGTCAGTGGTGAAATCACTTGATCCAAAATCCAAGATTACCATTCTCACTAATGGGCCGCTCACTAATGTAGCAAACATAATTGGTGCCGGTGAGAATGTGTCCTCTGCTATCCAG GAAGTAGTGGTTGTTGGGGGGCACATCAAAAGTGACAGCTCTCACAAGGGAAATGTGATCAATTTTCCTTCCAATAAATTTGCAGAACTCAACATGTTTTTTGACCCTGTGGCTGCAAAAACAGTTTTTAATTCAAAACTCGATGTCACTCTCATCCCCCTTGCCACACAGCGCAAAGTTAGTTCATTCCCTAAGATCATACAGGCACTCGCTCAAAAGAAAACTCCAGAAGCAGCGTTTGCTAAACGCCTGCTGTCAAGACTATATCATCTGCAAATGAAGCATCACAGATATCAACACACG GGAACGTTTCTTGGGGAAATCCTAGGATCAGTAGTTGTAGCAGGTGATGTTTCTACCTTGAAACCAACATTTGGCATCAAGAAAATCGAAGTATCTGCAACAGGGGTAGAATCTGAAGATGGGCAaatgatgattgatgaaaaaCAAGGCAAAGCAGTGAAAGTGTTGGAAAATGTTGATCCATTAGCTTACTATCATCTCTATGGGCATATGGTAGGCAATTGGAATCAGTCTGCTGTAGTTGGAAGCTTTTTAGAGCAGACAAGAATGTGGAGTACACCATTGAATACAAAAAGGCATTTGTAA